Proteins from one Oscillatoria nigro-viridis PCC 7112 genomic window:
- a CDS encoding 3'(2'),5'-bisphosphate nucleotidase CysQ family protein, whose protein sequence is MLKLAKAFMFNLMYISPEQDQKIRYTLRECGQEAYKLAAEPFEVSEKGPNDYVTSIDRYLDRQLSAAFSALFPEDGRITEENTASRAAYRANYQRLWCIDPLDGTEEFIRGKLHYASMVGLLLEGKPVAGWIYAPAFDQMYFGGKDWGLFQTVGTQAPQPIALCKPPAPTAENCKIVLGDKDQKNYARAIAQSIPGAEFYSLGSFGLKVMEVIFGRAGLYLYLNGRVKVWDTAGPLALAKAAGLVCCDLQGQPLRWTADAIEPETLAHTQSIAIGWPNYIEPLLGKVQQAVTGL, encoded by the coding sequence ATGCTGAAGTTAGCTAAAGCATTTATGTTTAACCTCATGTATATTTCTCCAGAGCAAGACCAAAAAATTCGCTACACCCTGCGCGAGTGCGGTCAAGAAGCTTACAAGCTCGCAGCCGAACCTTTTGAAGTTTCCGAGAAAGGGCCCAACGACTACGTGACGAGTATCGATCGATACCTAGACCGACAACTATCGGCAGCATTTAGCGCTTTGTTTCCTGAAGACGGCAGGATTACCGAGGAAAACACCGCCTCCAGAGCAGCTTACCGCGCCAATTACCAGCGCCTCTGGTGCATCGATCCCCTCGACGGGACTGAAGAATTTATTCGGGGAAAACTGCACTACGCTTCGATGGTGGGGCTGCTGCTTGAGGGGAAACCGGTGGCCGGCTGGATCTACGCCCCGGCTTTTGACCAAATGTATTTTGGCGGCAAAGATTGGGGATTGTTCCAAACTGTCGGAACCCAAGCGCCTCAGCCGATCGCCCTGTGCAAACCCCCGGCTCCGACAGCGGAAAATTGTAAAATTGTTCTCGGAGACAAAGACCAGAAAAACTACGCCCGGGCGATCGCCCAAAGCATCCCCGGAGCCGAATTTTACTCGCTGGGCAGCTTTGGCTTAAAAGTGATGGAAGTTATCTTCGGTAGAGCTGGTTTGTACCTGTATCTCAACGGCAGAGTGAAAGTGTGGGATACCGCCGGCCCTCTGGCTCTAGCAAAAGCAGCCGGATTGGTTTGTTGCGACTTGCAAGGTCAACCGCTGAGGTGGACGGCAGATGCGATCGAGCCGGAGACTCTAGCCCACACGCAGTCAATCGCGATCGGCTGGCCGAACTACATAGAACCTCTGTTGGGCAAAGTTCAACAGGCAGTGACAGGCTTGTAA
- a CDS encoding Crp/Fnr family transcriptional regulator, protein MKTEAFSELFPLFKGANPETLGGLLSNAVKHEYPPGRAVVMEDSWGNAIYFVVSGWVKVRRLSNDRAVSMAILGRGAFFGEMAILDESPRSNDVLALSPVRLLSVTAQRFIQTLFKDPQLHHRMLQLMVRRLRQTNLRYQLRNRQPAVKLANTLVELAENYGQKTAEGKDIFNIPYEDLADVTDITLDETSKIMEKLDSKGWIKIDPDNQTIHLINLKHLINLASQ, encoded by the coding sequence ATGAAGACAGAAGCTTTCAGTGAGCTATTCCCTCTATTTAAGGGTGCTAACCCAGAAACCTTGGGAGGGCTGCTATCAAATGCCGTCAAGCATGAGTATCCCCCGGGCCGAGCTGTGGTGATGGAGGATTCTTGGGGCAACGCGATTTACTTTGTCGTGTCTGGCTGGGTAAAAGTCCGCCGCTTGTCAAACGATCGAGCTGTATCAATGGCTATTTTAGGACGGGGTGCCTTCTTCGGCGAAATGGCCATTCTGGACGAATCTCCCCGATCGAATGACGTACTTGCTCTATCGCCCGTGCGACTTCTGAGCGTCACAGCTCAGCGATTTATCCAAACCCTGTTTAAAGACCCGCAATTGCACCACCGGATGCTGCAACTGATGGTACGGCGACTCCGCCAAACCAATCTCCGCTATCAACTCCGAAACCGCCAGCCAGCGGTTAAACTAGCAAATACTTTAGTCGAGCTGGCAGAAAACTACGGTCAGAAAACTGCTGAGGGCAAAGATATCTTCAATATCCCTTATGAAGACTTAGCTGATGTCACAGATATCACCCTAGATGAAACCAGCAAAATTATGGAAAAACTCGATAGTAAAGGTTGGATCAAAATCGATCCAGACAACCAAACTATCCATTTGATCAACCTCAAGCACTTGATTAATTTGGCAAGTCAATGA
- the tnpC gene encoding IS66 family transposase, producing MLKTPALTSEPPEIAIAVEQMAQTMLSLGEWLLKQQQQLKQQQRKLAEKQQLIEEQQQEIEQLKEALSKLKNRSSSNSSIPPSADQIKKPSDKSKRKKGKKRGPKYDHPGKTRNGFGEPDHIIELQPERCPVCQAGVEAITTTPTKVQQVAELVEQPVEIREYRRPLCQCVDCGWSGYSQLPPSVIEGFSYGSRLCSVVGWLGYGGNLPWRKQEYFVEHVLGVPISQGSLAKMQRYFQQSLQPIYQQWLTYVQQPGVRCVDETTYCIDGIKYWLWVATSDRVCVLLLAPTRSSAELQQLLGQNFEGILSSDCFSAYNRQSAAAKQKCLTHLERDLEALKLSRFEANRLFAQGVGEILTTARTLHRDYHAGKLSCLQLAGNRSVIEAQLQAVLHNPPVTGWPADAQRLTNRMQRHWTEWFTFLDYPQVKPDNNDAERALRPVVVHRKVTGGARSDWGAQLVAQMFSFLETVRLQGHEAIAQLYQLLCLAGRSPPGLQFS from the coding sequence ATGCTTAAAACACCAGCACTGACCAGCGAACCACCAGAGATAGCCATCGCAGTAGAGCAGATGGCACAGACAATGCTGTCATTAGGAGAATGGCTGCTCAAGCAACAACAGCAACTCAAACAGCAACAGCGAAAACTGGCAGAAAAACAGCAGCTTATCGAAGAACAACAACAGGAAATCGAACAGTTAAAAGAAGCATTATCCAAGCTGAAAAACCGCTCCTCATCAAACAGTTCTATCCCTCCATCAGCCGACCAAATTAAAAAACCTAGCGACAAAAGCAAGCGAAAAAAAGGAAAAAAACGCGGTCCAAAATACGACCATCCGGGCAAGACACGAAATGGATTTGGCGAACCCGACCACATCATTGAGTTACAACCCGAGCGATGTCCAGTTTGTCAGGCAGGAGTTGAGGCGATCACAACAACACCAACCAAAGTGCAACAAGTAGCCGAATTGGTAGAGCAACCAGTAGAAATCAGAGAATACCGTCGCCCATTATGTCAGTGTGTTGATTGTGGCTGGTCGGGATACTCTCAACTACCACCCTCCGTCATCGAAGGGTTTAGCTATGGTAGCAGGTTATGTAGCGTGGTGGGTTGGCTGGGATATGGTGGTAACTTACCCTGGAGAAAACAAGAATATTTTGTGGAACACGTCTTAGGAGTACCCATCTCTCAAGGAAGTTTAGCCAAAATGCAGCGCTACTTTCAGCAAAGTTTGCAGCCAATTTATCAACAATGGCTCACCTACGTGCAACAGCCGGGAGTGCGCTGCGTAGATGAAACAACTTACTGTATTGATGGCATCAAGTATTGGTTGTGGGTAGCCACCAGCGATCGAGTTTGTGTACTATTATTAGCTCCGACTCGGAGTAGTGCCGAACTTCAGCAGTTATTGGGACAAAACTTTGAAGGCATTCTCAGCAGCGATTGTTTCAGTGCTTACAACCGACAATCAGCAGCGGCGAAACAGAAATGTTTAACACATCTGGAACGAGATTTAGAAGCACTCAAGCTCAGTCGATTTGAAGCTAATCGTTTGTTTGCCCAAGGCGTGGGTGAGATTTTAACCACTGCCAGAACTTTGCACAGGGACTATCATGCTGGGAAATTGAGTTGCCTTCAACTCGCTGGCAATCGTTCGGTAATTGAAGCTCAACTGCAAGCAGTTTTGCACAATCCACCAGTTACGGGATGGCCTGCCGATGCCCAACGATTAACCAACCGAATGCAACGTCATTGGACAGAGTGGTTCACCTTTTTAGATTATCCACAAGTGAAACCTGATAACAATGATGCCGAAAGAGCTTTACGTCCAGTAGTTGTACATCGGAAAGTAACTGGCGGGGCGCGCAGCGATTGGGGCGCTCAACTGGTGGCTCAAATGTTCAGCTTTCTCGAAACAGTTCGGTTGCAAGGACATGAAGCGATCGCGCAACTTTATCAGTTACTTTGTTTAGCAGGTCGTAGTCCTCCGGGTTTACAGTTCAGTTGA
- a CDS encoding tellurite resistance TerB family protein gives MQTPPPPSITPRQMNLLRIVASMAWADGELATEEVNLMLDRFCRLFAPDTDGQQMQQELRDYIMQNIPLDELIGQLETQDEKELVLQLGYEVISSSSRTPDEPKINAEEAAAYQKLVQLLNLSEDAVKRIEAESSAADTSEGIVEKMAHKLEKFIKG, from the coding sequence ATGCAAACCCCACCTCCTCCATCAATTACGCCCCGCCAAATGAATCTGCTGAGAATTGTTGCTTCTATGGCCTGGGCGGACGGCGAACTCGCCACAGAAGAAGTTAATTTAATGCTCGATCGCTTTTGTCGTTTGTTTGCCCCAGATACCGACGGACAACAAATGCAACAAGAACTGCGGGATTACATCATGCAAAATATCCCCCTTGACGAGTTGATCGGTCAACTAGAAACTCAAGATGAAAAGGAATTAGTCTTGCAACTCGGCTATGAAGTGATTTCCTCTAGTTCTCGTACTCCCGACGAACCAAAAATTAACGCTGAAGAAGCCGCAGCTTATCAAAAATTAGTGCAGTTGCTGAATCTTTCAGAGGATGCGGTCAAGCGTATTGAAGCTGAATCATCGGCTGCAGATACTTCAGAGGGAATTGTCGAGAAAATGGCTCACAAATTAGAAAAATTCATCAAAGGCTAG
- a CDS encoding M61 family metallopeptidase, giving the protein MTDVTSLDTSSAAGNCQGQLTAPTIQYSVAMPNPESHLFEVTLRVQGWSEPVLDLKMPVWTPGSYLVREYARHLQDFSSLAGDRALPWRKKSKNHWQIETDSVSDITVFYRIFANELTVRTNHLDSTHGYFNPAALCFFLPGFERNCYTVTVVPPQPEWRTVTTLPPVSGQNFTFAAADFDTLVDSPFEIGCHEVYDFEVRGKPHQLVVWGKGNLEPDRTIRDIQKVIEVEAKMFGGLPYERYVFFLHLSGSGFGGLEHKESCTLNYPRFGFRAKEKYERFIQLVAHEFFHLWNVKRIRPKALEVFDYEKENYTPSLWFSEGTTSYYDLVIPFRSGLYGVKGLFQNLAKEITRLQMTPGRSVQPVSESSWDAWIKLYRRDANSDNSQISYYLKGEVVSFLLDLLIRARHGNDRSLDDVMRLMWQQFGNANSAQNGDFDLKSRTDGKAAHLTSNGHLNSPSLPAEIGFTPEDLQSAIESVAGMDLSDFFARYIDGTEELPYNKYLEPFGLELTAGETSETPRIGWTLGTENGREMVKFVEVGSPAQLAGIDAGDELLAIEGFRVNAEQAGERLKDYQPGDTIEVTVFHQDELRTCPVTLAPPRPTRYSIVPVEQPTAIQKQNFTGWLGVPLSNL; this is encoded by the coding sequence ATGACTGATGTTACTTCTTTGGATACCTCGTCCGCTGCCGGCAACTGTCAGGGGCAACTAACAGCACCGACAATTCAATATTCGGTGGCGATGCCCAATCCTGAATCCCACCTTTTTGAAGTAACTTTGCGCGTGCAAGGTTGGTCGGAGCCGGTTCTGGATTTAAAAATGCCTGTCTGGACTCCCGGTTCTTACTTGGTTCGAGAGTACGCCCGCCACTTGCAAGATTTTAGCTCCCTGGCGGGCGATCGAGCTTTACCTTGGCGCAAAAAAAGCAAAAATCACTGGCAAATCGAGACCGATTCGGTGTCAGATATCACGGTTTTCTACCGCATTTTTGCCAACGAACTGACAGTGCGAACCAATCATTTAGACTCGACTCACGGTTATTTCAATCCGGCGGCTTTGTGCTTTTTCTTGCCCGGTTTTGAGCGCAACTGTTACACCGTGACAGTTGTGCCACCGCAGCCAGAATGGCGCACCGTTACAACTTTGCCGCCTGTTTCCGGTCAAAATTTTACTTTCGCTGCTGCGGATTTTGATACCCTTGTCGATAGTCCTTTTGAGATTGGCTGTCACGAAGTGTACGACTTTGAAGTGAGGGGAAAACCCCACCAGCTAGTTGTTTGGGGAAAAGGCAATTTAGAACCAGATCGCACGATTCGAGACATCCAAAAAGTGATCGAAGTCGAGGCAAAAATGTTCGGCGGTTTGCCTTACGAACGCTATGTGTTTTTCCTGCATTTGTCCGGCTCGGGTTTTGGCGGTTTGGAACACAAGGAGAGCTGCACTCTCAACTATCCGCGTTTTGGCTTTCGGGCTAAGGAAAAGTATGAACGTTTTATTCAGTTGGTAGCTCACGAGTTTTTTCACCTCTGGAATGTCAAGCGCATTCGACCGAAAGCTCTCGAAGTATTTGACTACGAAAAAGAAAATTATACTCCTTCTTTGTGGTTCTCCGAAGGCACTACCAGTTATTACGATTTGGTAATTCCTTTTCGATCGGGTCTCTACGGCGTGAAGGGTTTATTTCAAAATCTGGCTAAGGAAATCACTCGCTTGCAAATGACTCCGGGGCGGAGCGTGCAGCCTGTCAGCGAGTCGAGCTGGGATGCTTGGATTAAACTTTATCGCAGGGATGCTAATAGCGACAATTCGCAGATTTCCTATTATTTGAAAGGGGAAGTTGTTTCGTTTTTGCTCGATTTGTTGATTCGAGCCAGACACGGCAACGATCGCTCGCTCGACGATGTGATGCGTTTGATGTGGCAGCAGTTTGGCAATGCTAATTCGGCCCAAAACGGCGATTTTGACCTGAAGTCTCGAACAGACGGCAAAGCGGCGCATTTAACCTCAAACGGACACTTAAATTCTCCTTCGCTGCCAGCAGAAATAGGCTTTACTCCCGAAGATTTGCAAAGTGCGATCGAGTCCGTCGCCGGCATGGATTTGAGCGACTTTTTCGCGCGCTATATAGACGGTACAGAAGAGTTGCCTTACAACAAGTATCTGGAACCTTTCGGGCTGGAACTCACCGCAGGCGAAACTAGCGAAACACCTCGCATCGGTTGGACGTTGGGAACGGAAAACGGGCGGGAAATGGTTAAATTTGTCGAAGTAGGATCTCCGGCACAATTAGCCGGAATTGATGCTGGAGACGAGTTGCTGGCGATCGAAGGTTTTCGGGTAAATGCAGAACAAGCGGGCGAGAGGCTTAAAGATTATCAGCCGGGGGACACAATAGAGGTGACGGTTTTTCACCAAGACGAACTGCGGACTTGTCCTGTTACTCTCGCCCCGCCGCGCCCGACACGTTACTCGATCGTGCCTGTGGAACAGCCCACCGCTATTCAGAAACAAAACTTTACTGGATGGCTGGGAGTTCCTCTATCGAATTTGTGA
- a CDS encoding peptidoglycan-binding domain-containing protein, whose product MYTEERSLNNETTALVADTTAQSSLAFAETTAINKPTLQRGSTGQAVKELQQLLYHWGYYFGPIDGIFDIEVENAVKRYQHRVFLREDGIVGPLTWQALYSGAPVNMPILMEGSSDNAVKIVQNVLKLNGYYRGFVDGFFGRMTKVAVIQFQTAKGLLPADGIVGPKTWHALSKLPH is encoded by the coding sequence ATGTACACCGAAGAAAGAAGCTTAAACAATGAAACTACGGCTCTCGTCGCCGATACTACTGCTCAATCAAGTCTTGCATTTGCTGAAACCACTGCCATCAACAAACCCACTTTACAAAGGGGTTCAACAGGTCAAGCTGTCAAAGAACTACAACAGCTTCTATATCATTGGGGTTATTATTTTGGCCCGATTGACGGTATCTTCGACATCGAAGTTGAAAACGCCGTCAAACGCTATCAACACCGCGTCTTTTTACGTGAAGATGGGATTGTCGGCCCTCTCACCTGGCAAGCACTATACTCTGGTGCACCCGTGAATATGCCGATTCTGATGGAAGGTAGTTCAGATAATGCTGTGAAAATTGTCCAGAATGTCTTGAAATTGAATGGATACTATAGGGGTTTTGTTGACGGATTCTTCGGGCGAATGACAAAAGTAGCAGTGATACAATTCCAAACGGCTAAGGGTTTATTACCAGCCGATGGAATTGTCGGGCCGAAAACTTGGCACGCTCTGAGCAAGTTACCGCATTAA
- a CDS encoding bifunctional ADP-dependent NAD(P)H-hydrate dehydratase/NAD(P)H-hydrate epimerase, with the protein MTIQKFVVTADQMRQIETRIFAAGMPVAALMEKVALLIARRIQQLLKAEGSSATSSVRDLTDRRKREEGKNLVNSQLPVIGVLVGPGHNGGDALVVARELHFQGFQVVIYCPFSKLKELTQNHADYARSLKIPFVDKIELLKNCYLLVDGLFGFGLEREITNATAAAIDEINNLNIPILSIDIPSGIHTDTGEVLGTAIRAKHTLCLGLWKMAFLQDRALEYIGSSELIDFDIPAADIAAILGETPAIQRITKASATQHLPLPRSPISHKYTNGHILIIAGSRRYSGAAILSALGARASGVGMLSIAVPESIKPMLSSQLPEALVIGCPETQSGAISELPVAIDLGLYDAIAAGPGLTLEAAIAVESVLESDRPLVLDADGLNILAQLGTVPILSERCALTIITPHPGEFKRLFPELADETGDDRIAATQAAAQLCGAAVLLKGARVCISWKDEGDSLRDSYGSRTITYLNPESTPALARGGSGDVLTGLLGGLLATAIARKSPPQSVAATAAWWHAQAGIMAAKERTELGVDAFTLTQYLIAALREFAK; encoded by the coding sequence ATGACTATTCAAAAATTTGTTGTCACCGCCGACCAAATGCGGCAAATAGAAACCAGAATCTTTGCTGCTGGAATGCCAGTCGCAGCTTTAATGGAAAAAGTCGCGCTCCTGATTGCTAGACGCATTCAGCAGCTTTTGAAAGCGGAAGGAAGTTCGGCAACTAGCAGTGTACGGGATTTAACGGACAGAAGGAAAAGGGAAGAAGGGAAAAATCTTGTTAATTCTCAATTGCCAGTTATCGGCGTATTGGTTGGGCCGGGACACAACGGCGGCGATGCTTTGGTTGTTGCCCGCGAATTGCACTTTCAAGGGTTCCAAGTAGTTATTTACTGCCCGTTTTCTAAACTCAAAGAACTCACACAAAATCACGCTGATTATGCGCGTTCTTTAAAGATTCCATTTGTTGACAAAATTGAACTGCTGAAAAACTGCTATTTGCTCGTAGATGGTTTATTTGGCTTTGGATTAGAACGAGAAATCACCAACGCTACGGCCGCAGCTATTGACGAAATAAACAATTTAAATATACCTATTTTAAGTATAGACATTCCCTCGGGAATTCATACAGATACCGGAGAAGTTTTGGGGACAGCAATTCGGGCAAAACATACATTATGTTTGGGTTTGTGGAAAATGGCATTTCTGCAAGATAGAGCGTTAGAATATATCGGGAGTTCTGAATTAATAGACTTTGATATTCCCGCAGCAGATATTGCAGCAATATTGGGCGAAACGCCAGCAATACAACGCATTACAAAAGCATCGGCAACTCAGCATTTGCCGTTACCCCGATCGCCAATTTCGCACAAATATACCAACGGTCACATACTAATTATTGCAGGTTCCCGCCGCTACAGCGGAGCCGCAATTTTGTCTGCATTGGGAGCAAGAGCCAGCGGTGTCGGAATGCTGTCAATTGCCGTTCCCGAGTCGATTAAACCGATGTTGAGCAGTCAGTTGCCAGAGGCGTTAGTTATAGGATGTCCCGAAACCCAAAGCGGTGCAATTAGCGAGTTGCCAGTAGCAATTGATTTGGGCCTCTATGATGCGATCGCCGCAGGGCCAGGTCTGACATTGGAAGCGGCAATAGCTGTAGAATCTGTACTGGAGAGCGATCGACCTCTGGTGTTAGATGCTGACGGTTTAAATATCCTCGCTCAACTCGGCACAGTCCCGATTTTGTCCGAACGCTGTGCACTGACAATTATCACGCCTCACCCGGGGGAATTCAAGCGTTTATTTCCCGAATTAGCCGACGAAACCGGCGACGATCGAATTGCCGCCACTCAAGCAGCAGCTCAGCTTTGCGGTGCAGCGGTATTGCTCAAAGGAGCCAGAGTGTGCATAAGTTGGAAAGATGAGGGCGATTCCCTACGGGATAGCTACGGTTCACGTACCATCACCTACCTCAATCCCGAAAGCACCCCAGCCCTCGCCAGAGGCGGCAGCGGCGACGTTCTCACCGGCTTGTTAGGGGGACTGTTAGCAACTGCGATCGCCCGCAAATCCCCCCCCCAATCAGTCGCTGCAACAGCAGCTTGGTGGCACGCTCAAGCCGGAATCATGGCTGCCAAAGAACGGACAGAATTAGGAGTAGATGCCTTTACTTTGACACAGTATTTAATTGCAGCTTTGCGAGAGTTTGCTAAGTAA
- a CDS encoding peptidoglycan-binding domain-containing protein — MYTEEKNPNNEAMALVADTNSQSNIAFAEASGLNKPTVRRGSTGQAVKEVQQLLYHWGYYFGPIDGIFGIEVENAVKRYQHRVFLKEDGIVGPLTWEALYSGAPVNMPVLMKGSSGNPVKIVQNVLKINGYYFGSIDGFFGPMTDVAVRQLQINKALPQDGIVGYRTWHALSKLPH; from the coding sequence GTGTATACAGAAGAAAAAAACCCCAACAATGAAGCTATGGCTCTCGTCGCCGATACTAATTCTCAGTCAAATATAGCATTTGCTGAAGCGTCTGGACTGAACAAACCCACTGTACGGCGCGGTTCCACCGGTCAAGCTGTCAAGGAAGTACAACAGCTTCTATATCATTGGGGTTATTATTTTGGCCCGATTGACGGTATCTTCGGCATCGAAGTTGAAAACGCCGTCAAACGCTATCAACACCGCGTCTTTTTAAAAGAAGATGGGATTGTCGGCCCTCTCACTTGGGAAGCACTATACTCTGGTGCACCTGTGAATATGCCGGTACTCATGAAGGGCAGTTCTGGTAATCCTGTTAAAATTGTTCAGAATGTCTTGAAAATCAATGGATACTATTTCGGCTCCATTGACGGATTCTTCGGGCCGATGACAGATGTAGCAGTGCGACAATTGCAAATTAACAAGGCTTTACCCCAAGATGGAATTGTCGGCTATAGAACTTGGCACGCCCTCAGCAAGTTACCGCACTAA
- a CDS encoding RNA-guided endonuclease InsQ/TnpB family protein, with protein MMRKCQVRFLGGRDAATYALLPDNKTLRHWIDNQGIKLVDLYKQCALMAKEFEWAGKLNSTARQASAERAIFAIQRFFANCQAKKPGKKGFPQFKKHTRAVEYKQSGWALSHDKRCLTFKDGFAAGKFKLIGSRDLHFYAPDEIKRIRVVRRADGYYAQICINVERKEELVPTGKVIGIDVGLNHFYTDSDGETVPNPRYLRKSEKALKRLQKRVSRKKKGSKNRKKAINKLGRKHLKVSRQRKDFAIKTALCAVKSNDFVAYENLQVRNMVKNHKLAKSISDAAWSQFAQWLEYFGKVYGKTVIAIPPQYTSQECSNCGNQVKKTLSTRTHICGCGTILDRDHNAARNILVKGFKQAKINLNTVGHTGIHAGGQTELYSLVVASFGANRLADPRIPSPSGRGVSKNITSSLLTCSDNLRAAVNVRV; from the coding sequence ATGATGCGAAAGTGTCAAGTACGGTTCTTAGGGGGGAGAGATGCGGCGACGTATGCTCTCCTACCCGACAATAAAACTCTGAGACATTGGATAGACAATCAAGGAATTAAGTTAGTAGACCTGTACAAACAATGCGCCCTCATGGCGAAAGAGTTTGAATGGGCAGGCAAGCTTAACTCAACAGCACGTCAAGCTTCGGCGGAACGTGCTATTTTTGCCATTCAACGTTTCTTTGCTAATTGCCAAGCTAAAAAACCAGGAAAAAAGGGATTTCCACAGTTCAAAAAGCATACCCGAGCCGTTGAGTACAAACAATCCGGCTGGGCACTTTCTCACGACAAAAGATGCTTGACGTTTAAAGATGGTTTTGCCGCTGGGAAGTTCAAATTAATCGGTAGTCGAGACTTGCATTTTTATGCACCTGATGAAATTAAGCGAATTAGAGTTGTGCGCCGTGCCGACGGATACTACGCACAAATTTGCATCAACGTAGAGCGAAAAGAGGAACTTGTTCCGACTGGTAAAGTTATCGGAATAGACGTAGGGTTGAACCACTTCTATACTGACAGCGACGGCGAAACAGTTCCCAATCCCCGTTATCTCCGAAAAAGCGAAAAAGCTTTGAAGAGATTGCAAAAGCGAGTCTCTCGGAAAAAGAAAGGGTCTAAAAATCGAAAGAAAGCGATTAACAAGTTAGGAAGAAAGCACCTAAAGGTCAGCAGGCAGCGTAAAGACTTTGCCATAAAGACGGCATTGTGCGCGGTAAAATCTAACGATTTTGTAGCTTACGAAAACCTTCAGGTGCGAAACATGGTCAAAAACCACAAGCTTGCTAAATCAATTAGCGATGCAGCGTGGTCGCAGTTTGCTCAGTGGTTGGAGTATTTTGGGAAAGTGTACGGCAAAACCGTAATTGCTATTCCACCACAATACACATCCCAGGAGTGTTCAAATTGTGGCAACCAGGTCAAGAAAACCCTATCAACTCGAACCCATATTTGCGGTTGTGGAACGATATTAGATCGCGACCACAACGCCGCGAGAAACATTTTGGTAAAGGGTTTCAAGCAAGCAAAAATCAATTTAAATACGGTGGGGCACACCGGAATTCACGCTGGGGGACAGACCGAGCTCTACTCGCTGGTGGTAGCATCCTTTGGAGCAAATCGACTGGCCGATCCTAGAATCCCCTCGCCTTCAGGCAGGGGAGTGTCAAAAAATATCACGTCGTCGCTGCTGACTTGCTCGGACAATTTGCGGGCGGCGGTTAATGTTCGGGTTTAG